A part of Streptomyces sp. NBC_01497 genomic DNA contains:
- the tsaE gene encoding tRNA (adenosine(37)-N6)-threonylcarbamoyltransferase complex ATPase subunit type 1 TsaE: MEAPHNSPATDRRPAPGAEINLDTPDRMRDLGRALAALLRPGDLVMLTGELGAGKTTLTRGIGEGLGVRGAVTSPTFVIARVHPPLAQGPALVHVDAYRLSGGLDEMEDLDLDVSLPESVVVVEWGDDKVEELSDARLHVLIERTRGAGEDTGRADAGGAAGGDLLPPEDDGRRRVRLVGYGERWAGPSLAALAASFA; the protein is encoded by the coding sequence ATGGAAGCACCGCACAACAGCCCCGCGACTGACCGGCGGCCCGCGCCCGGCGCGGAGATCAACCTCGACACCCCCGACCGCATGCGCGACCTGGGCCGTGCGCTCGCCGCGCTGCTGCGCCCCGGCGACCTGGTGATGCTCACGGGCGAACTGGGAGCGGGCAAGACGACCCTGACGCGCGGGATCGGCGAGGGCCTCGGCGTGCGCGGGGCCGTCACGTCCCCGACGTTCGTGATCGCGCGCGTCCACCCGCCGCTCGCGCAGGGGCCCGCGCTGGTGCACGTCGACGCGTACCGGCTGAGCGGTGGCCTGGACGAGATGGAGGACCTGGACCTCGACGTGTCGCTGCCCGAGTCGGTGGTGGTCGTGGAGTGGGGCGACGACAAGGTCGAGGAGCTGTCGGACGCGCGCCTCCACGTTCTGATCGAGCGCACCAGGGGCGCCGGCGAGGACACCGGGAGAGCCGACGCCGGGGGTGCCGCCGGCGGGGACCTCCTGCCGCCCGAGGACGACGGGCGGCGCCGCGTGAGGCTCGTGGGGTACGGGGAGCGCTGGGCGGGCCCGTCGCTCGCGGCGCTGGCGGCGTCCTTCGCCTGA
- a CDS encoding FadR/GntR family transcriptional regulator, whose protein sequence is MPIRAAERSSLVDRVIEQLQSLIESGEWPVGTKIPAEPVLTEMLGVGRNTVRESVRALGHSGMLEPRQGDGTYVRASDALGAALRRRLRRAGHLEALEVRSSLERDAARLAASRRTHEDLAALRAALAERGAAWRAGDTDTFVRADVAFHRAVVAAAHNGMLADLYSHLTDGLLGAIASVADAPLPDPQRSQSDSHADLLAAIEAADPEAAGDAVARYIDESVSSLRALQDMDPLPGSERGSTHEGGTGREEGTRE, encoded by the coding sequence GTGCCGATCCGGGCAGCGGAGCGGTCGAGCCTGGTCGACCGGGTGATCGAGCAGTTGCAGAGCCTGATCGAGTCGGGTGAGTGGCCGGTGGGGACGAAGATCCCGGCGGAGCCCGTGCTGACCGAGATGCTCGGCGTGGGCCGCAACACCGTGCGGGAGTCCGTACGGGCCCTCGGGCACAGCGGAATGCTGGAGCCCCGGCAGGGCGACGGGACGTACGTACGCGCCTCCGACGCGCTCGGCGCGGCCCTGCGCCGGCGGCTGCGGCGCGCCGGGCACCTGGAGGCCCTGGAGGTGCGCTCCAGCCTGGAGCGCGACGCGGCACGGCTGGCCGCGTCACGCCGTACGCACGAGGACCTGGCGGCGTTGCGCGCGGCGCTCGCCGAGCGGGGTGCCGCCTGGCGGGCGGGGGACACCGACACCTTCGTCCGGGCGGACGTGGCGTTCCACCGCGCGGTGGTCGCCGCGGCGCACAACGGCATGCTGGCCGACCTCTACAGCCACCTGACCGACGGTCTGCTCGGCGCCATCGCGTCCGTCGCGGACGCTCCGCTGCCCGACCCCCAGCGGTCGCAGTCCGACTCGCACGCGGACCTCCTGGCCGCGATCGAGGCGGCCGACCCGGAGGCGGCCGGCGACGCCGTCGCGCGCTACATCGACGAGTCCGTCAGCTCCCTGCGGGCTCTCCAGGACATGGACCCGCTGCCCGGATCCGAGCGGGGCAGCACGCACGAAGGCGGCACCGGCCGCGAGGAAGGAACCCGAGAGTGA
- a CDS encoding RNA polymerase sigma factor — MTADHTLDAVFRLESAKIIAVVARIVRDVGIAEELAQDALVAALEQWPRDGVPDRPGAWLIATAKHRAIDLVRRREAYARKLAEVGRALEDVPPPPEPAEPDAIDDDLLRLIFTACHPVLSTDARVALTLRLLGGLTTAEIARAYLVAEPTVAQRVVRAKRALAAAGVPFEVPYGEDRAARLATVLDVIYLIFNEGYSATAGDDLLRPGLCEDALRLARSLAALMPGEPEAHALAALLELQASRLPARTGPDGEPVLLAEQNRARWNRMFVRRGFDALTRAGTLGGPPGPYALQAAIAACHARAAAYEETDWTAIATLYARLAALTPTPVVELNRAVAVSMAQGPGPALALVDAVAGDPALAGYHLLPAVRGDLLARLGRAGEARTAFEEAAALTRNARERALLLRRAAEV; from the coding sequence GTGACGGCTGACCACACGCTGGACGCGGTATTCAGGCTGGAGTCGGCGAAGATCATCGCCGTCGTGGCGCGGATCGTGCGCGACGTGGGCATCGCCGAGGAACTGGCGCAGGACGCGCTCGTCGCCGCGCTCGAACAGTGGCCGCGGGACGGCGTGCCCGACCGGCCCGGCGCCTGGCTGATCGCCACGGCCAAGCACCGGGCGATCGACCTCGTACGCCGCCGCGAGGCGTACGCCCGCAAGCTCGCCGAGGTGGGCAGGGCGCTGGAGGACGTTCCCCCGCCGCCGGAGCCCGCCGAACCCGACGCGATCGACGACGACCTGCTGCGGCTGATCTTCACGGCCTGCCACCCGGTGCTGTCGACGGACGCCCGGGTCGCGCTCACGCTCCGCCTGCTCGGCGGGCTCACCACCGCGGAGATCGCCCGCGCCTACCTGGTCGCGGAGCCGACCGTCGCACAGCGCGTCGTCCGGGCGAAGCGGGCGCTCGCCGCCGCGGGCGTGCCGTTCGAGGTGCCGTACGGCGAGGACCGCGCGGCCCGGCTCGCCACCGTGCTCGACGTGATCTACCTGATCTTCAACGAGGGCTACTCCGCGACGGCGGGCGATGACCTGCTGCGGCCCGGCCTGTGCGAGGACGCGCTGCGGCTCGCGCGGAGCCTGGCCGCGCTGATGCCCGGGGAGCCCGAGGCGCACGCCCTCGCCGCGCTCCTCGAACTGCAGGCGTCCCGGCTCCCCGCCCGCACCGGTCCTGACGGGGAGCCGGTGCTGCTCGCCGAGCAGAACAGGGCGCGCTGGAACCGGATGTTCGTACGGCGCGGCTTCGACGCGCTCACCCGCGCGGGCACGCTGGGCGGACCTCCGGGACCGTACGCGCTGCAGGCCGCGATCGCCGCGTGCCACGCGAGGGCGGCGGCCTACGAGGAGACGGACTGGACGGCCATCGCCACGCTCTACGCCCGGCTGGCCGCACTCACCCCGACACCCGTGGTCGAGCTGAACCGCGCCGTGGCCGTGTCCATGGCCCAGGGGCCGGGGCCCGCGCTCGCGCTGGTCGACGCGGTGGCGGGCGATCCGGCGCTGGCCGGGTACCACCTGCTGCCCGCCGTACGGGGCGACCTGCTGGCGCGGCTCGGCCGGGCGGGGGAGGCCCGCACCGCGTTCGAGGAGGCGGCGGCCCTCACCCGCAACGCCAGGGAGCGCGCCCTGCTGCTGCGCCGGGCGGCGGAGGTCTGA
- the alr gene encoding alanine racemase, whose translation MTANHQSSRHVRARAEIDLAALRANVRALRARVAPGGARLMTVVKSDAYGHGMVPVARAARAAGADWLGTATPHEALALRAAGDEGPLLCWLWTPGDPWAAGIEAGLDMAVSGMWALREVTAAARATGRQARIQLKADTGLGRNGCQPADWPELVGAALAAQAAGEVLVTGLWSHFACADEPGHPSVVAQLDVFREMLAYAEKEGVEPEVRHIANSAAALTLPESHFDLVRTGIATYGIAPSPELGTAGDFGLRPVMTLSASVALVKQVPAGHGVSYGHTYTTPGETTLGLVPLGYADGIPRHASGRGPVRVGGEDTWRRVAGRVAMDQFVVDLGGAVVEPGTRAVLFGPGDDGEPTAEDWAQAADTIAYEIVTRISGRVPRVFLNEDASSNADEPEHP comes from the coding sequence ATGACCGCAAACCACCAGAGCTCACGGCACGTCAGGGCCCGTGCCGAGATCGATCTCGCCGCCCTGCGTGCCAACGTGCGCGCCCTGCGCGCCCGGGTCGCCCCCGGTGGCGCGCGGCTCATGACCGTCGTCAAGTCCGACGCGTACGGGCACGGCATGGTGCCGGTCGCCCGCGCGGCCCGTGCCGCGGGTGCGGACTGGCTCGGCACCGCCACCCCGCACGAGGCACTCGCGCTGCGCGCGGCCGGGGACGAAGGCCCCCTGCTGTGCTGGCTGTGGACGCCGGGCGACCCGTGGGCCGCGGGGATCGAGGCCGGTCTGGACATGGCCGTCAGCGGGATGTGGGCGCTGCGCGAGGTCACGGCCGCCGCGCGCGCGACCGGCCGCCAGGCCAGGATCCAGCTGAAGGCCGACACCGGCCTCGGCCGCAACGGCTGCCAGCCCGCCGACTGGCCGGAACTCGTCGGCGCCGCGCTCGCCGCGCAGGCCGCCGGGGAGGTCCTGGTCACCGGCCTGTGGTCGCACTTCGCCTGCGCCGACGAGCCGGGCCACCCGTCCGTCGTGGCGCAACTGGACGTGTTCCGCGAGATGCTGGCGTACGCGGAGAAGGAGGGCGTCGAGCCGGAGGTGCGGCACATCGCCAACTCCGCCGCCGCGCTGACCCTCCCCGAGAGCCACTTCGATCTGGTGCGCACCGGGATCGCCACGTACGGCATCGCCCCGAGCCCCGAACTCGGCACCGCCGGGGACTTCGGGCTGCGGCCGGTGATGACGCTGTCCGCGTCGGTCGCGCTGGTCAAGCAGGTCCCCGCGGGCCACGGCGTCAGCTACGGGCATACGTACACGACGCCCGGGGAGACGACGCTCGGCCTGGTCCCGCTCGGATACGCGGACGGCATCCCGCGCCACGCGTCGGGGCGCGGGCCCGTGCGCGTGGGCGGCGAGGACACGTGGCGGCGGGTCGCGGGCCGGGTCGCCATGGACCAGTTCGTGGTCGACCTCGGCGGCGCGGTCGTCGAGCCCGGCACCCGGGCCGTCCTGTTCGGCCCCGGCGACGACGGCGAGCCGACGGCCGAGGACTGGGCGCAGGCGGCGGACACGATCGCGTACGAGATCGTCACCAGGATCAGCGGACGCGTACCGCGCGTCTTCCTGAACGAGGACGCGTCCTCGAACGCGGACGAACCGGAGCATCCGTGA
- the tsaD gene encoding tRNA (adenosine(37)-N6)-threonylcarbamoyltransferase complex transferase subunit TsaD, with product MADEPLVLGIETSCDETGVGIVRGTTLLADAVASSVDEHARFGGVVPEVASRAHLEAMVPTIERALATAGISARDLDGISVTAGPGLAGALLVGVSAAKAYAYALGKPLYGVNHLASHICVDQLEHGPLPEPTMALLVSGGHSSLLLAPDITADVRPLGATIDDAAGEAFDKIARVLQLGFPGGPVIDRLAREGDPAAIAFPRGLTGPRDAPYDFSFSGLKTSVARWIEAKRAAGEDVPVRDVAASFQEAVVDVLTRKAVRACKDEGVDHLMIGGGVAANSRLRAMAQERCARAGIVLRVPRPGLCTDNGAMVAALGAEMVARGRPASAWDLSADSSLPVTEPHVPAHEAVHAAAHAAVHAHSGTAPAGKGH from the coding sequence ATGGCTGACGAACCACTCGTCCTCGGCATCGAGACGTCCTGCGACGAGACGGGCGTCGGCATCGTGCGCGGGACGACGCTCCTGGCCGACGCGGTCGCGTCCAGCGTCGACGAGCACGCCCGCTTCGGCGGCGTCGTGCCCGAGGTCGCCTCGCGGGCCCACCTGGAGGCGATGGTCCCCACGATCGAGCGGGCCCTCGCCACCGCCGGGATCTCGGCGCGGGACCTGGACGGGATCTCCGTCACGGCCGGGCCCGGCCTCGCGGGCGCGCTGCTGGTCGGGGTGTCGGCGGCGAAGGCGTACGCCTACGCGCTGGGCAAGCCGCTCTACGGCGTCAACCACCTCGCCTCGCACATCTGCGTCGACCAGCTGGAGCACGGCCCGCTGCCGGAGCCGACGATGGCGCTGCTGGTCAGCGGCGGCCACTCGTCGCTGCTGCTGGCGCCGGACATCACGGCGGACGTACGGCCGCTCGGCGCGACGATCGACGACGCGGCGGGCGAGGCATTCGACAAGATCGCCCGCGTCCTGCAGCTCGGCTTCCCCGGCGGTCCGGTCATCGACCGGCTGGCGCGTGAGGGCGACCCGGCGGCGATCGCGTTCCCGCGCGGGCTGACCGGCCCGCGCGACGCGCCGTACGACTTCTCCTTCTCCGGCCTGAAGACGTCCGTCGCGCGCTGGATCGAGGCCAAGCGGGCCGCGGGCGAGGACGTGCCGGTACGGGACGTCGCCGCGTCGTTCCAGGAGGCCGTGGTCGACGTGCTGACCCGCAAGGCGGTACGGGCCTGCAAGGACGAGGGCGTGGACCACCTGATGATCGGCGGGGGCGTGGCCGCGAACTCGCGGCTGCGCGCCATGGCCCAGGAGCGCTGCGCACGCGCGGGCATCGTCCTGCGGGTGCCCAGGCCCGGCCTGTGCACGGACAACGGCGCGATGGTCGCGGCGCTGGGCGCCGAGATGGTCGCGCGCGGCCGGCCCGCCTCGGCATGGGACCTGTCCGCCGACAGTTCGCTGCCGGTCACCGAGCCGCACGTACCGGCGCACGAGGCGGTCCACGCGGCAGCGCACGCTGCCGTCCACGCCCACTCCGGGACGGCGCCGGCGGGGAAGGGCCACTGA
- a CDS encoding alpha/beta fold hydrolase, producing MAQAATAAVGATTAAASAVTGSWRRAGLAGAAIGVIAASAAAGVAIDKLTVSRGMRRRARLALDTAGPYGTLRGTPGRAIADDGTALYYEVDETGDAEQAGEGEAAPGTGEAPGSDTSARPGKAAKGAKGTKADPTGAAHAAAGTPPVTVVFSHGYCLNQDSWHFQRADLRGRVRTVHWDQRSHGRSARGAAQSGPDPEPVTIEQLGRDLKAVIDAAAPEGPLVLAGHSMGGMTIMALADQYPDLIRERVVGVALVGTSSGRLGEITYGLPAFGANAARRVLPGVLKVLGGQSALVEKGRRATADLYAGIIKRYSFGGQDVDPAIARFGERMIENTPIDVVAEFYPAFTDHDKVQALAVFLRTPALILAGADDLITPSSHSEAIADVLPDAELVLVEGAGHLVMLEHPDAVTERLADLLARAGAPGFARNVGGHGSTAQQPRD from the coding sequence GTGGCACAGGCCGCGACCGCCGCGGTCGGGGCCACCACGGCGGCGGCCTCCGCGGTCACCGGCAGCTGGCGGCGAGCGGGCCTCGCGGGCGCCGCGATAGGCGTGATCGCGGCGAGCGCCGCCGCGGGCGTCGCCATCGACAAACTCACGGTCAGCCGTGGCATGCGCCGCAGGGCGCGGCTCGCACTCGACACGGCGGGCCCCTACGGCACGCTGCGCGGCACCCCGGGGCGCGCGATCGCCGACGACGGTACGGCGCTGTACTACGAGGTTGATGAGACCGGCGATGCCGAGCAGGCGGGCGAGGGCGAGGCGGCCCCCGGCACCGGCGAAGCGCCCGGGAGCGACACATCGGCGAGGCCCGGCAAGGCGGCGAAGGGCGCGAAGGGCACGAAGGCGGACCCGACCGGCGCGGCCCACGCGGCCGCCGGCACCCCGCCCGTGACCGTCGTCTTCAGCCATGGCTACTGCCTCAACCAGGACTCCTGGCACTTCCAGCGCGCCGACCTGCGCGGTCGTGTCCGTACCGTCCACTGGGACCAGCGCAGCCACGGCCGTTCGGCCCGCGGCGCCGCCCAGAGCGGCCCCGACCCCGAGCCCGTCACCATCGAGCAACTGGGCCGCGACCTGAAGGCCGTCATCGACGCGGCGGCGCCCGAGGGCCCCCTCGTCCTGGCCGGCCACTCCATGGGCGGCATGACGATCATGGCGTTGGCGGACCAGTACCCGGACCTCATAAGAGAACGCGTCGTCGGCGTCGCCCTCGTCGGCACGTCGAGCGGGCGGCTCGGCGAGATCACGTACGGCCTGCCGGCCTTCGGCGCCAACGCGGCGCGGCGCGTGCTGCCCGGTGTGCTGAAAGTGCTCGGCGGGCAGTCCGCGCTGGTCGAGAAGGGCCGCCGCGCCACCGCCGACCTGTACGCGGGGATCATCAAGCGCTACTCGTTCGGCGGGCAGGACGTCGATCCGGCGATCGCCCGCTTCGGCGAGCGGATGATCGAGAACACCCCGATCGACGTCGTCGCGGAGTTCTACCCGGCGTTCACCGACCACGACAAGGTGCAGGCGCTCGCCGTCTTCCTGCGCACGCCCGCGCTGATCCTCGCGGGCGCCGACGACCTCATCACCCCGAGTTCGCACAGCGAGGCCATCGCGGACGTCCTGCCCGACGCGGAACTCGTCCTGGTCGAGGGCGCGGGACACCTGGTGATGCTGGAGCACCCCGACGCCGTCACCGAGCGGCTCGCCGACCTGCTGGCGCGCGCGGGCGCCCCCGGCTTTGCCCGTAACGTTGGCGGGCATGGAAGCACCGCACAACAGCCCCGCGACTGA
- a CDS encoding YciI family protein, with protein MPRYLMLVRTDENNAPAGGPSEGLMERMGALIEDLTKSGHMLDTGGLLPTAQGARVGQEGGRVTVTDGPFTETKEVIGGYALIQAKDREQAIELARRFVEIHEPEWNIVSEVRQIVEP; from the coding sequence ATGCCCCGCTATCTGATGCTGGTACGTACCGACGAGAACAACGCCCCCGCCGGCGGCCCGAGCGAGGGCCTCATGGAGCGGATGGGCGCCCTCATCGAGGATCTGACCAAGAGCGGCCACATGCTTGACACCGGCGGCCTGCTGCCGACGGCGCAGGGCGCGCGGGTCGGCCAGGAGGGCGGCAGGGTCACCGTCACGGACGGGCCGTTCACCGAGACCAAGGAGGTCATCGGCGGGTACGCGCTGATCCAGGCGAAGGACCGCGAGCAGGCGATCGAGCTGGCCCGCCGGTTCGTGGAGATCCATGAGCCGGAGTGGAACATCGTGTCCGAGGTGCGGCAGATCGTCGAGCCGTAG
- the tsaB gene encoding tRNA (adenosine(37)-N6)-threonylcarbamoyltransferase complex dimerization subunit type 1 TsaB: MLLLAVDTATPAVTVALHDGGSVLAAESDVDARRHGELLLPAVDRVLAEAGVKLDAVTDLVVGVGPGPYTGLRVGIVTALTFGSALGLPVRGLSTLDGLAYASGLDTPFVVATDARRKEVYWARYADARTRLTEPAVDRPADLAETVAGLPAVGAGAVLYPEVFPDARGPEHQSAAALAALAAALLADGGGARGGSEDAGHPAPGFLPPLPLYLRRPDAQVPKNYKVVTPK, translated from the coding sequence GTGCTCCTGCTTGCCGTCGATACCGCCACCCCCGCCGTCACCGTCGCGCTCCACGACGGCGGCTCCGTCCTCGCCGCGGAGAGCGACGTGGACGCGCGCCGCCACGGCGAACTGCTGCTGCCGGCCGTCGACCGGGTCCTGGCCGAGGCCGGGGTGAAGCTCGACGCCGTCACGGACCTGGTCGTCGGTGTGGGACCTGGGCCGTACACCGGGCTGCGCGTCGGCATCGTCACAGCGCTGACGTTCGGCTCCGCGCTCGGGCTGCCGGTGCGCGGGCTGAGCACGCTCGACGGCCTCGCGTACGCCTCCGGTCTCGACACCCCGTTCGTCGTCGCGACGGACGCGCGCCGCAAAGAGGTCTACTGGGCGCGCTACGCCGACGCCCGCACGCGTCTCACGGAACCGGCGGTCGACCGGCCCGCCGACCTCGCGGAGACCGTGGCCGGCCTGCCGGCCGTCGGCGCGGGCGCGGTCCTGTACCCCGAGGTGTTCCCGGACGCCCGGGGCCCCGAGCACCAGTCGGCGGCGGCCCTCGCGGCCCTCGCGGCCGCTTTGCTGGCGGACGGCGGCGGCGCCCGCGGCGGTTCCGAGGACGCCGGCCATCCTGCCCCGGGCTTCCTGCCGCCGCTCCCGCTGTACCTGCGCCGCCCGGACGCGCAGGTGCCGAAGAACTACAAGGTGGTCACCCCGAAGTGA
- a CDS encoding L,D-transpeptidase, translated as MSRSSSGIVAGLTAAALAVVGFLAYQASANAPSTLGATAAPSASPSRVAHGPQRPREDPTALPTGSGQGARVVYGLKAHRVWLVGKDGAVTRTFTVQPSTVDPTAGSYTVTQRSDSLTGSDGVPIEHDVIFAKVGTVVIGFSAARDGSTPAPDPSKKTGGVRMKRADADALWTFATFGSTIVVLP; from the coding sequence GTGTCACGGAGCAGCTCGGGAATCGTCGCCGGGCTCACGGCCGCGGCACTGGCCGTGGTCGGGTTCCTCGCCTACCAGGCGTCGGCGAACGCGCCAAGCACCCTCGGGGCTACCGCCGCCCCCAGCGCTTCGCCGTCCCGCGTCGCACACGGGCCCCAGCGTCCCCGCGAGGATCCGACGGCGCTGCCCACGGGCTCGGGGCAGGGCGCGCGGGTGGTGTACGGGCTGAAGGCGCACCGCGTCTGGCTGGTCGGCAAGGACGGCGCGGTGACGCGCACGTTCACCGTGCAGCCGAGCACGGTCGACCCGACGGCCGGCAGTTACACGGTGACCCAGCGGTCCGACAGCCTCACCGGCTCCGACGGGGTGCCGATCGAGCACGACGTGATCTTCGCGAAGGTCGGAACGGTGGTCATCGGCTTCAGCGCGGCACGCGACGGCTCCACGCCCGCGCCCGACCCGTCGAAGAAGACCGGCGGCGTACGGATGAAGAGGGCGGACGCCGACGCGCTCTGGACCTTCGCGACCTTCGGCTCGACGATCGTCGTCCTTCCCTGA
- a CDS encoding CynX/NimT family MFS transporter, with the protein MSTASENTNAGGAAQTARAGTVGAEEGATGTGGEGRGGTKRARAGIFLGVGVIVLALNLRPAIVAASPMLGTIRADTGMSATTAGLLTTLPLLCFGLLAPFAPRLGRRLGMEPVLLLTMVMICCGTALRLIPSMAALLGGTVVVGAGIAVANVLLPGVIKRDFPDRVGLMTGLYSMSLFGGAALAAGITVPVGHALALGWRPTLGLWGLLAVVALLVWAPQVRRRTRASAAQAAAARHPVRGLWSHPVAWLVTGYMGLQSLSYYAAAAYLPTMLTDAGMAQGTAGWMLSFSSLLGIAGAFLSPVLAARGVRPGLLATIGAVLTAGGFAGMAADPVGGAYLWMILLGLGQGAAISLAMLFIVLRSPDTRHAAQLSSMAQCFGYLLAAAGPLALGALHQLTGGWTVPLIILIVLLAPQTAVGLGASVNRHAAPERRPGDPAEDGGTPAG; encoded by the coding sequence GTGAGCACCGCTTCCGAGAACACGAACGCGGGCGGTGCCGCGCAGACCGCCAGGGCCGGGACCGTCGGCGCGGAGGAAGGCGCGACCGGGACCGGCGGCGAGGGCAGGGGCGGCACGAAGCGCGCCCGCGCCGGGATCTTCCTCGGCGTCGGCGTCATCGTCCTCGCGTTGAACCTGCGGCCCGCGATCGTCGCCGCGTCCCCGATGCTCGGCACGATCCGCGCGGACACCGGCATGTCCGCGACCACGGCCGGCCTGCTGACCACGCTGCCGCTGCTCTGCTTCGGGCTGCTCGCGCCGTTCGCGCCGCGGCTCGGCCGCAGGCTCGGCATGGAACCGGTCCTGCTGCTGACGATGGTGATGATCTGCTGCGGCACCGCGCTGCGCCTCATACCGTCGATGGCCGCGCTGCTCGGCGGCACCGTCGTCGTCGGCGCGGGCATCGCCGTGGCGAACGTGCTGCTGCCCGGCGTCATCAAGCGGGACTTCCCCGACCGGGTGGGCCTGATGACGGGCCTCTACTCGATGTCGCTGTTCGGCGGCGCCGCCCTGGCCGCGGGCATCACGGTGCCCGTGGGACACGCGCTGGCGCTCGGCTGGCGGCCGACCCTCGGGCTGTGGGGCCTGCTCGCCGTCGTCGCGCTGCTGGTCTGGGCGCCGCAGGTCCGCCGTCGCACCAGGGCGTCCGCCGCGCAGGCGGCCGCCGCGCGGCACCCCGTACGGGGGCTGTGGAGCCACCCGGTGGCCTGGCTCGTCACCGGTTACATGGGCCTCCAGTCGCTGTCGTACTACGCGGCCGCCGCCTATCTCCCGACGATGCTCACCGACGCGGGCATGGCCCAGGGCACGGCCGGCTGGATGCTGTCCTTCTCCAGCCTCCTCGGCATCGCGGGCGCCTTCCTCAGTCCCGTACTCGCCGCGCGCGGCGTACGGCCGGGGCTGCTGGCCACGATCGGCGCCGTGCTCACGGCCGGTGGCTTCGCCGGCATGGCGGCCGATCCGGTCGGCGGCGCGTACCTGTGGATGATCCTGCTCGGCCTCGGGCAGGGCGCGGCGATCTCGCTCGCGATGCTGTTCATCGTGCTCCGCTCGCCCGACACCCGGCACGCCGCGCAACTGTCCAGCATGGCCCAGTGCTTCGGCTACCTGCTGGCCGCGGCGGGACCGCTGGCGCTCGGCGCGCTGCACCAGCTGACCGGCGGCTGGACCGTGCCGCTGATCATTCTCATCGTGCTGCTCGCGCCGCAGACGGCGGTGGGCCTCGGTGCTTCGGTCAACCGCCACGCGGCCCCGGAGCGGCGTCCGGGCGATCCGGCCGAGGACGGGGGGACGCCGGCCGGGTGA